One part of the Helicoverpa armigera isolate CAAS_96S chromosome 3, ASM3070526v1, whole genome shotgun sequence genome encodes these proteins:
- the LOC110380720 gene encoding dynein assembly factor with WD repeat domains 1 isoform X1, translating to MKLLKFHLRYHPPGITLEYLQKGIVKNREIDLLDLNSESDVKEIALRLYQKEALITEEVKDQLEQCLDILKKRTEHEGPSGKRFYIYKTLMTHVLPLTNVAFDKTGNRCLSGSYDRTCKVWDVEAGTELKTLSGHQNVVYSVGFNFPACNRVLTGSFDKSARIWDPETGECLATLWGHRGEVVACQFNAKGDLAATASMDNTAKLFDARTGGEIHTYNGHTAEVIALQFDPNEGQRLITGSFDGTISLWDTRVEDRVSVLRGHDGEISNVQFNWDSSLVGSSSLDGSAKLWDARQSSCLATVSGHTDETVPSKVLDICFDWAGQRMATASSDCSARVYDVKSDFKELAVMKGHRGEVSKVCFSPAGGCLLTASADRSSRVWNTNTGNCIQVLSGHQGEIFSCAFSYAGDAIITASKDNTCRIWR from the exons ATGAAGTTGCTGAAATTTCATTTGAGGTACCACCCCCCTGGAATTACGTTGGAATATTTGCAGAAGGGGATTGTAAAAAATAGAGAAATTGATTTATTGGATTTGAACTCTGA ATCAGACGTCAAAGAAATAGCGTTACGCCTATACCAAAAAGAAGCCCTCATTACCGAGGAGGTTAAAGACCAGCTGGAGCAATGCCTGGACATCCTGAAGAAGCGGACTGAGCATGAAGGGCCCTCTGGCAAGAGGTTTTACATCTACAAGACTTTGATGACCCATGTGCTGCCTCTGACTAATGTGGCGTTTGATAAAACTGGAAACAG ATGCCTGTCAGGAAGTTACGACAGAACCTGCAAAGTATGGGATGTGGAGGCTGGCACGGAGTTGAAGACGCTCTCAGGACATCAAAATGTCGTGTACTCTGTTGGATTTAATTTCCCAGCATG taATCGCGTCCTGACTGGATCCTTCGACAAGTCAGCGAGGATCTGGGACCCGGAGACGGGAGAGTGTCTGGCCACGCTGTGGGGACACCGCGGTGAGGTGGTGGCGTGCCAGTTCAACGCTAAAGGGGACCTGGCTGCCACAGCGTCTATGGATAACACGGCCAAGCTGTTTGATGCTCGCACTG GAGGTGAAATCCACACTTATAATGGTCATACGGCTGAGGTGATCGCGCTTCAGTTTGACCCCAACGAGGGTCAGCGATTGATTACTGGCTCCTTCGATGGCACCATATCTCTGTGGGATACCAGAGTTGAGGA CCGTGTATCAGTCCTCCGCGGCCATGACGGCGAGATCTCGAACGTGCAGTTCAACTGGGACAGCTCGCTGGTGGGCTCGTCCTCGCTGGACGGCAGCGCCAAGCTGTGGGACGCCAGACAGAGCTCCTGTCTGGCCACTGTGTCTGGACATACTGATGAG ACCGTTCCATCCAAGGTGCTGGACATCTGCTTCGACTGGGCGGGGCAGCGCATGGCAACAGCCTCAAGTGACTGCTCAGCCAGGGTCTATGATGTCAAGTCTGACTTCAAGGAGTTGGCCGTCATGAAGGGACATCGCGGGGAAGTTTCTAAG GTTTGCTTCAGTCCTGCTGGAGGTTGTCTTCTGACTGCTTCAGCTGACAGGAGCTCCAGAGTATGGAACACCAACACTGGCAACTGTATTCAG GTGCTATCCGGCCACCAAGGCGAGATCTTTTCGTGTGCGTTCTCCTACGCTGGTGATGCCATCATAACGGCCTCCAAGGACAACACCTGCAGGATCTGGAGATGA
- the LOC110380720 gene encoding dynein assembly factor with WD repeat domains 1 isoform X2, protein MKLLKFHLRYHPPGITLEYLQKGIVKNREIDLLDLNSESDVKEIALRLYQKEALITEEVKDQLEQCLDILKKRTEHEGPSGKRFYIYKTLMTHVLPLTNVAFDKTGNRCLSGSYDRTCKVWDVEAGTELKTLSGHQNVVYSVGFNFPACNRVLTGSFDKSARIWDPETGECLATLWGHRGEVVACQFNAKGDLAATASMDNTAKLFDARTGGEIHTYNGHTAEVIALQFDPNEGQRLITGSFDGTISLWDTRVEDRVSVLRGHDGEISNVQFNWDSSLVGSSSLDGSAKLWDARQSSCLATVSGHTDEVLDICFDWAGQRMATASSDCSARVYDVKSDFKELAVMKGHRGEVSKVCFSPAGGCLLTASADRSSRVWNTNTGNCIQVLSGHQGEIFSCAFSYAGDAIITASKDNTCRIWR, encoded by the exons ATGAAGTTGCTGAAATTTCATTTGAGGTACCACCCCCCTGGAATTACGTTGGAATATTTGCAGAAGGGGATTGTAAAAAATAGAGAAATTGATTTATTGGATTTGAACTCTGA ATCAGACGTCAAAGAAATAGCGTTACGCCTATACCAAAAAGAAGCCCTCATTACCGAGGAGGTTAAAGACCAGCTGGAGCAATGCCTGGACATCCTGAAGAAGCGGACTGAGCATGAAGGGCCCTCTGGCAAGAGGTTTTACATCTACAAGACTTTGATGACCCATGTGCTGCCTCTGACTAATGTGGCGTTTGATAAAACTGGAAACAG ATGCCTGTCAGGAAGTTACGACAGAACCTGCAAAGTATGGGATGTGGAGGCTGGCACGGAGTTGAAGACGCTCTCAGGACATCAAAATGTCGTGTACTCTGTTGGATTTAATTTCCCAGCATG taATCGCGTCCTGACTGGATCCTTCGACAAGTCAGCGAGGATCTGGGACCCGGAGACGGGAGAGTGTCTGGCCACGCTGTGGGGACACCGCGGTGAGGTGGTGGCGTGCCAGTTCAACGCTAAAGGGGACCTGGCTGCCACAGCGTCTATGGATAACACGGCCAAGCTGTTTGATGCTCGCACTG GAGGTGAAATCCACACTTATAATGGTCATACGGCTGAGGTGATCGCGCTTCAGTTTGACCCCAACGAGGGTCAGCGATTGATTACTGGCTCCTTCGATGGCACCATATCTCTGTGGGATACCAGAGTTGAGGA CCGTGTATCAGTCCTCCGCGGCCATGACGGCGAGATCTCGAACGTGCAGTTCAACTGGGACAGCTCGCTGGTGGGCTCGTCCTCGCTGGACGGCAGCGCCAAGCTGTGGGACGCCAGACAGAGCTCCTGTCTGGCCACTGTGTCTGGACATACTGATGAG GTGCTGGACATCTGCTTCGACTGGGCGGGGCAGCGCATGGCAACAGCCTCAAGTGACTGCTCAGCCAGGGTCTATGATGTCAAGTCTGACTTCAAGGAGTTGGCCGTCATGAAGGGACATCGCGGGGAAGTTTCTAAG GTTTGCTTCAGTCCTGCTGGAGGTTGTCTTCTGACTGCTTCAGCTGACAGGAGCTCCAGAGTATGGAACACCAACACTGGCAACTGTATTCAG GTGCTATCCGGCCACCAAGGCGAGATCTTTTCGTGTGCGTTCTCCTACGCTGGTGATGCCATCATAACGGCCTCCAAGGACAACACCTGCAGGATCTGGAGATGA